Proteins from a single region of Flavobacterium sp. YJ01:
- a CDS encoding POTRA domain-containing protein, translated as MRLLLVIKKENVDLEKPVNKLNNFLVLQKKIQIVLTLLLLGSFSQIKAQERVPFDQGKKYILAKVSVVGKISFNEQTVVTFSGLQKGQEITVPGEEISSAIKKLGKLGLFDEISFYVNKVENDSIYLDLDIVELPKLNEVKIVGVKKSKIEGLIKDNNLTKNKIVNENLITTTKNYIENKYKKEGFYNTKVTITNTPDTINGHQVNMLVRIDKGDKVKISSIDFTGNKQLTGTQLRAAMKDTKQKNFIRVFKASKFIPEKYKTDLEKVIAAYKEKGYRDARIIYDSVKYNKQKNTLAIKINVEEGNKYYFGNIKFLGNTVYSDQLLSRYLGIKKGETYNGVLLEKRIADKSKPDAEDITNLYQNNGYLFSNINAVEVKTVNDTIDFEIRVTEGPIAYFNKITVVGNDKTNDHVIYRELRTKPGEKYSKEQLVRTIREIGQLGFFDPEAIDPKFKNVDAGAGTVDIEYNVVEKGSSQVELQGGYGGGGFIGTLGLSFNNFSARKLFDKEAYKPLPMGDGQKVALRLQGSTYFQTYSLSFSEPWFGGKKPVQFSSSISYSKQFLNNYITRTVDKSKSFNIFTVQVGLAKRLTVPDDYFVLSQSVSYQHYDLNNYNTGLFTFGNGASRNLAYTIGLSRSNKGVNPIFPTYGSEFSISAKVTPPYSLFNGIDYADLQNQKEYKTQYTGTTTTTGIDGQAINPGDYIKTETVNGQSGTVSVGSDFSSADTDVAKVDQKKYNWLEYYKIKFKGDWYTKVYGKLVLRTLTEFGFLGAYNQDRGVIPFERFYLGGDGMANYSMDGRETIQLRGYPNNSLTPVNAAGDAIGATIYNKFSMELRYPITLKASASIFALTFLEAGSSYANFKDYNPFDLNRSAGAGLRVFMPAFGLLGIDFGYGFDALPGQTKANGWETHFIIGQQF; from the coding sequence ATGAGGCTATTATTAGTTATCAAAAAAGAGAACGTAGATTTGGAAAAACCAGTGAACAAATTAAATAATTTTTTAGTGTTGCAAAAAAAAATACAAATAGTCCTTACCCTTTTACTTTTGGGTAGTTTTTCACAAATTAAAGCACAAGAAAGAGTTCCTTTTGATCAAGGGAAAAAATATATTCTAGCAAAAGTTTCTGTTGTTGGTAAAATAAGCTTTAACGAGCAGACGGTTGTAACCTTTTCTGGTCTGCAAAAAGGTCAGGAAATTACAGTTCCTGGAGAAGAAATCAGTAGTGCAATTAAAAAATTAGGTAAACTAGGCCTCTTTGACGAAATCTCTTTTTACGTTAATAAGGTAGAAAACGACAGTATCTATTTAGACTTAGATATCGTTGAGCTTCCAAAATTAAACGAAGTTAAAATCGTTGGTGTTAAGAAGAGTAAGATAGAAGGCTTAATTAAAGACAACAACCTGACAAAGAACAAGATTGTTAACGAAAACTTAATTACTACGACAAAAAACTACATTGAAAATAAATATAAAAAAGAAGGTTTTTATAACACAAAAGTTACCATAACTAATACTCCAGACACCATCAATGGACACCAAGTTAATATGCTTGTGAGAATTGATAAAGGAGATAAAGTTAAAATCAGCAGTATTGATTTTACTGGAAATAAACAACTAACTGGCACTCAGTTACGCGCGGCTATGAAAGATACTAAGCAAAAGAATTTCATTCGCGTTTTCAAAGCTTCAAAATTTATCCCAGAAAAATATAAAACCGATTTAGAAAAGGTAATTGCAGCATACAAAGAAAAAGGATATCGTGATGCTCGTATTATATACGACTCTGTTAAATATAACAAACAAAAAAACACTCTTGCCATCAAAATTAATGTAGAAGAAGGAAACAAATACTACTTCGGAAATATTAAATTCTTAGGAAATACCGTTTATTCAGATCAGCTTTTAAGCCGTTATTTAGGTATTAAAAAGGGAGAGACGTATAACGGAGTTTTATTAGAAAAAAGAATTGCAGACAAGTCAAAACCAGACGCAGAAGATATTACCAACTTATATCAAAACAACGGTTATTTGTTCTCAAACATTAACGCTGTGGAGGTAAAAACGGTTAATGATACGATCGATTTCGAAATTAGAGTAACAGAAGGGCCAATCGCTTATTTCAACAAAATTACTGTTGTTGGAAATGACAAAACAAATGACCACGTAATCTATCGTGAATTAAGAACAAAACCAGGAGAAAAATACAGCAAAGAACAATTAGTAAGAACCATTCGTGAGATCGGACAATTAGGTTTCTTTGATCCAGAGGCTATTGATCCTAAATTTAAAAATGTTGATGCTGGAGCAGGAACTGTTGATATTGAATATAATGTTGTAGAAAAAGGATCTAGCCAAGTAGAGCTCCAAGGAGGTTACGGCGGTGGAGGTTTCATTGGAACATTAGGACTTTCATTTAACAACTTCTCGGCAAGAAAACTATTTGATAAAGAAGCCTACAAACCTTTACCAATGGGAGATGGGCAAAAAGTTGCCCTTCGTTTGCAAGGAAGTACCTATTTCCAAACGTATAGTTTATCGTTCTCAGAGCCTTGGTTTGGAGGAAAAAAACCAGTACAATTTAGTTCATCCATTTCATACAGTAAGCAATTTCTTAACAATTACATTACTAGAACTGTTGATAAAAGCAAAAGTTTTAATATTTTTACAGTACAAGTTGGTTTAGCAAAAAGGTTAACTGTGCCTGATGATTACTTCGTATTATCACAATCTGTAAGTTATCAGCATTATGATTTGAACAATTATAATACAGGTCTATTTACTTTTGGTAATGGTGCATCTAGAAACTTAGCGTACACTATTGGACTTTCAAGAAGTAACAAAGGGGTAAATCCAATTTTCCCAACTTATGGATCTGAATTCAGTATTTCTGCTAAAGTAACTCCGCCTTATTCATTGTTTAACGGAATTGATTATGCTGATTTACAGAACCAAAAAGAATACAAAACACAATATACAGGAACGACAACAACTACTGGTATTGACGGACAAGCAATAAACCCGGGTGATTATATCAAAACTGAAACAGTAAATGGTCAATCGGGAACTGTAAGTGTAGGTTCGGATTTTTCAAGTGCAGACACAGATGTTGCTAAAGTCGATCAGAAGAAATACAATTGGCTTGAATATTATAAAATTAAATTTAAAGGAGACTGGTATACTAAAGTATATGGAAAATTAGTATTAAGAACTCTAACAGAATTTGGTTTCTTAGGAGCTTACAATCAAGATAGAGGTGTAATTCCTTTTGAACGTTTTTACTTAGGAGGTGATGGTATGGCGAATTACTCAATGGATGGTAGAGAGACTATTCAGTTGAGAGGTTATCCAAACAACTCTTTAACTCCAGTAAATGCTGCAGGAGATGCAATTGGAGCAACTATTTATAACAAGTTCTCAATGGAGCTACGTTATCCAATTACGCTAAAAGCATCGGCTTCTATTTTTGCATTAACATTCTTAGAGGCAGGTTCATCATATGCTAATTTTAAAGATTACAACCCGTTTGACTTAAATCGTTCTGCTGGCGCTGGTTTACGTGTATTCATGCCTGCATTTGGATTATTAGGAATTGACTTTGGTTACGGATTTGACGCTCTTCCAGGACAGACAAAAGCTAATGGTTGGGAAACACACTTTATTATTGGACAACAATTTTAA
- a CDS encoding OmpH family outer membrane protein, whose amino-acid sequence MRKQFLFIFLALIVANTSQAQGKTTRIGYIDMEYILENVSDYKEAKSQLEQKAQKWKQEVEAKKLNINTLKESLKTEKALLTKELIEERETEIKFLEQEMIDYQQKQFGSDGNLMRQKAALAKPIQDQVFTAVQDIAEAKNYDFIFDKSSDLTMLFSNKRFDISDQVLRVINRSEKREQLTKKQLKDQEAKENLENAIDENPAMADRQKALDEKKAAREKLIQDRKLEQEAKRKEYEDRRNALAAEREAKKNGTVSGTAKTATETQTATDAAKTSTTAKPAATGTEQTQTAEPTMTKAEERQMLYEQRKKELEEKRKKILEEREAAKKAKEAETQKTNTTNN is encoded by the coding sequence ATGAGAAAACAATTTTTATTTATATTTTTAGCCTTGATTGTAGCAAATACAAGTCAGGCACAAGGTAAGACGACTAGAATTGGCTACATCGACATGGAATATATTTTAGAAAATGTTTCCGATTACAAAGAAGCCAAATCACAATTAGAGCAAAAAGCTCAAAAGTGGAAACAAGAAGTTGAGGCTAAAAAATTAAATATAAATACATTAAAGGAAAGTTTAAAGACAGAAAAAGCTTTACTTACCAAAGAATTAATAGAAGAAAGAGAAACTGAGATCAAGTTTCTTGAACAAGAAATGATAGATTATCAGCAGAAACAATTTGGCTCTGACGGTAATTTGATGCGACAAAAGGCAGCTTTAGCAAAACCAATTCAAGATCAAGTTTTCACAGCTGTTCAAGATATTGCAGAAGCTAAAAATTACGATTTCATTTTTGATAAATCATCAGATTTGACGATGCTTTTTAGCAATAAAAGATTTGACATCAGTGATCAAGTTTTAAGAGTTATAAATCGTTCTGAAAAACGTGAACAGCTTACTAAAAAACAATTAAAAGATCAGGAAGCAAAAGAAAATCTTGAAAATGCAATTGATGAAAATCCAGCAATGGCAGACCGTCAAAAAGCACTAGATGAGAAAAAAGCGGCTAGAGAAAAACTGATTCAAGATAGAAAGCTAGAACAGGAAGCCAAGAGAAAGGAATATGAGGATAGAAGAAATGCTTTAGCAGCAGAAAGAGAAGCTAAAAAAAATGGCACGGTTTCTGGAACAGCTAAAACAGCAACAGAAACTCAAACAGCAACGGATGCCGCAAAAACTAGCACTACTGCTAAACCTGCAGCAACTGGAACAGAGCAAACGCAAACCGCTGAACCAACTATGACAAAAGCAGAAGAAAGACAGATGCTTTATGAACAGCGTAAAAAAGAGTTGGAAGAGAAAAGAAAGAAAATTTTAGAAGAAAGAGAAGCGGCTAAAAAAGCAAAAGAAGCCGAAACACAAAAAACAAATACGACCAATAATTAA
- a CDS encoding OmpH family outer membrane protein, with protein sequence MMKQIKTLLIAAILILGASNTMNAQAKVAHVDVSEIMSKMPAMLDAQNQLQKLSGTYDAEYKKMVDEYQTKMKKYEAEVTTVTEAVNNDRSKEAQDMQKRIVDYRDNAQKELQQKETDIVKPLMEKVRASIQKVGKAKGFQYVLDGSTLLLADGPNITADVKKDLGF encoded by the coding sequence ATGATGAAACAAATCAAAACTTTACTAATTGCTGCAATTCTTATTTTAGGAGCAAGTAACACAATGAACGCACAAGCGAAGGTAGCTCATGTTGATGTAAGCGAGATCATGTCGAAAATGCCTGCTATGCTAGATGCTCAAAATCAACTGCAAAAATTAAGTGGTACATACGATGCTGAATACAAAAAAATGGTTGATGAATACCAAACAAAAATGAAAAAGTATGAAGCTGAAGTTACTACTGTAACAGAAGCAGTTAATAATGATCGTTCTAAAGAAGCTCAAGACATGCAAAAAAGAATTGTTGATTACAGAGACAATGCACAAAAAGAACTTCAACAAAAAGAAACTGATATCGTAAAACCTTTAATGGAGAAAGTAAGAGCTTCTATCCAAAAAGTTGGAAAAGCTAAAGGTTTCCAATACGTTTTAGATGGTTCTACTTTATTATTAGCTGATGGTCCAAACATTACTGCTGATGTGAAAAAAGATTTAGGATTCTAA